The following proteins are co-located in the Urocitellus parryii isolate mUroPar1 chromosome 15, mUroPar1.hap1, whole genome shotgun sequence genome:
- the Rras gene encoding ras-related protein R-Ras, translating into MSSGAASGTGRGRPRGGGPGPGDPPPSETHKLVVVGGGGVGKSALTIQFIQSYFVSDYDPTIEDSYTKICTVDGIPARLDILDTAGQEEFGAMREQYMRAGHGFLLVYAINDRQSFNEVGKLFTQILRVKDRDDFPIVLVGNKADLETQRQVPRSEASAFSASHHVAYFEASAKLRHNVDEAFEQLVRAVRKYQEQELPPSPPSTPRKKDGGCPCVLL; encoded by the exons ATGAGCAGCGGGGCGGCGTCCGGGACTGGGCGGGGGCGGCCCCGGGGCGGGGGGCCGGGACCCGGGGACCCCCCGCCCAGCGAGACACACAAGCTGGTGGTCGTGGGCGGCGGCGGCGTGGGCAAGAGCGCACTGACCATCCAGTTCATCCAG TCCTACTTCGTGTCTGACTATGACCCCACCATCGAGGACTCCTACACGAAGATCTGCACGGTGGATGGCATCCCAGCCCGACTGGACA TCCTGGACACCGCGGGCCAGGAGGAATTTGGGGCCATGAGGGAGCAGTATATGCGGGCTGGCCATGGTTTCCTGCTGGTGTATGCCATTAACGACCGGCAAAG TTTCAACGAAGTGGGCAAACTCTTCACTCAGATCCTCCGAGTCAAGGACCGTGATGACTTCCCCATTGTGCTGGTTGGGAATAAGGCAGATCTGGAGACACAGCGCCAG GTCCCCCGATCTGAAGCATCTGCTTTCAGCGCCTCCCACCATGTGGCCTACTTTGAGGCATCAGCCAAACTGCGTCACAACGTGGATGAGGCTTTCGAGCAGCTGGTGCGGGCCGTCAG GAAATACCAGGAACAAGAGCTCCCACCCAGCCCTCCCAGCACccccaggaagaaggatgggggCTGCCCCTGTGTCCTGCTGTAG